The Salmo trutta chromosome 6, fSalTru1.1, whole genome shotgun sequence genomic sequence TGTGGTTCGAAAGGCCTTGCGGTTCAGAGGAAGGTCCTTCCATCAAATGACCAGGCATAGGGTCAGTTCTTAGGTCAGGGACCATGATGGAGGATAAAGATCACAGTAAACGGGAGACTAGATACCATGGGCATTTCAAAAATGTCCTTCACGGTATGGTTTTGATCCAGCTGATGTGAAACATGCACTTGTCGGGGATATCCTTCCTCTAAATGAGCAAATGGCTTTCTGGGTCAGGCTCTACAAAACATtgagacagagaaaaaaaaaaacagatgaaaAGAAAACAAACGGGGAGGATGTATAGGCCTACATATTTGGCCTGCATGGGCTTGTCTTCCATCGGGAGAGCGTTAGACACAGAGAGCTTTGGGGAACCTGCAGACAAGGAGAGAACAAGGTAGTGTCAATCATGTCTCTGTCTAGACACAAAACACATGCAACCCCATGCACTGATTAAAGTATATATGCAAGACTGAGGCCCATTTGTGCACTAGAGTATAAGCCGGTAGTAACATTATTATCGTAACACGATCCCACCTGTCCTCAGTGAATCCCTCtatctcctcatcatcatcattcagCTCCATGTCCAACTCATTGTCAAGACAACCGCGGCCGTACCCACTCAGAACACTTTGGAAATAAAGCAGAAATATCATGACTGCTTATTCAAACATACCGGTACATCGGTTTTCTCTGGTTGACAGATTGCTTTTGGAGTTGATCTGTTAGGTCCCCTTCCCTAGCCTTTTGTCCTCCTGGTAATGGATTACACTCCCATACCACATGAGACCAGACAGGCTTTAGGTTGTGTACCAGCTGCCTCGGCACATCAAGCCCAATCAACTCCTGCTGCTGTATAGTGAAAGCCACCCCCCCAGAACCAGTAGAATATGCTGGTTTGGTGTGAGCAATTCATACCAGCAACACGAGACAGATTTTCTGATTTTATAACATACATGATGGACCATAGAAATTCATCCACAGGCCACCAACTATATTTCATACTAGCTGTAGAACTAACAAACTCATATGTTTTGTCAAAGATTGCATGGAGAGAGTGAGGTCTGCTGTGGCTGCTCACCTGACGGAGCGACAGGTGAAGAATACAATCCTCTTCAGCCTCTTGTTGTAGAAGAAGTAGTTGAAGGACCAGAGGCTGCCTTCCTCCCCAAAGGGGTCTGAGTCCAGGTCAGGGTTGTAGCTGAGGACAAAGAGGGACATATGAATATACTTCATATACTGGCAGCAAACAAGAATCAGAAAACATACTCTACAtgtaccttcacacacacacacacacctgtatatgtCACATTCCTGCAGGCTAATTTCCTGGTCGATGAAGTTCCACAGCTCTGGCCCCAGGGAATTGAACTCCACTCCAACTGACGAGTACAGGCTGCTGTTTACTGCATTCGCCACCTGGAGGAGGCACGGCACACAATCATTACAACTTGTCATTCTCCTTACAGATGAATAGACCTTAAGGCCTTTGCTGTATGTCGGATTCAGACTTCTACGATGATCACGTCACTGTGCGATGTTACCAAATTAAAATCTTGATATTAACCTGGCCAGATTGTACGACTTTCTTCAGGCCTGCAATTGGCTTGCGATGCTACGTCAGCCGACATAGGCTGTCAACTGCAGAGGTGTATTTGACCTGTGCATGTGCCAACACCAGCAACACAAGCCTCACTCTATGCTTATGCGCGAGTGAAGTGTGTTTGGAAAAACTGAAAGAATACATCTTAGAAAAagttcacatacaaactttatttgtccAAACTCAATCAAATAGGCTTccccaaaataacatggtcgctgtggtagaacgtttattttgactGGTGATTTTGTGCATTCCTCAAAATCCCACCAGGTAGCCTAAACAAGAtgattattagggaaatcattATTCTTGCACAGTATGTAAAAGTTTCAATCAAACTATTATACGAATATGACTTCACAATAATCGTATTATTGTGTGCATACTCTGTGCCGGCCGTGTTCCTATTGGTCAGTCACCGGGATCAGCTCGTAACACTAGCCACACTACacgacaaagacaaaacaaatctgACACAGAACTTTGCCAGAGCCTACGGCTAAAATCGTACAGTCTGCAAAGGCCTTCACAGCAGCATTGTGTAAAACTCAATTCCTGAAGGGCCTCCGTTGTACTTGATTGATCAATTAAGATTATTTATTAGTTAGGTTATAATTAAAGGTTATTGATAAGTCACTTGGTTGTCGGTCTTAATTAGACAAACTGAAAGGAACCAGCAGACACACGGTCCTCCAGGAATTGAGCATGACACCTCTATCTTACAGCCTGTGATATTCCATAAGCCCCTTATAGAAAATTCACTATCTCCCCCTTATGTGTATGGCTTAGTAACAATGTGCTTCCGGGACTTGCATGGATTGAGTCAGAGCATCTGCGTATGAGTATGTGAGCAATTCTGAAATTAGGCTTGAACGGCCGTTTTAATTGGGCTGGTTTAAAGTCATCCCAATGTGGTCTAAACATGAGAGGAACAGAGGTAGTGCTACTGACCCAGTTGAGGCTGGGCTCCCGGCTGAACTCGTGGCCCCGAGCTGCACTGAAGTCGTAGTCGGGCCTGAATGACTCGTTGAGCGTGGTGATGAGGTAGAACAATGTCTTCCTGCAACACTTGTCACTCAGAGGGTTCTCACCATCCTCACTGCTCTTCCCCAGTCTGTGCAAAACAATGAAGATAAGTAGAGGGcgcaagggagagagagtggagttaTTTGGTTGGGAAGTAAAAAATATTATTCTCCATTCATGTGCCACATAAGACTGATAGTGTATCTACAACACAAGTATCTACAGAGtagtattcattagtgcacactgtaGGAACATTTTTCACAATGGAAAACAAAAACAGGTAATCCCTCCCCGTTACGTTCCTAGTGATCTGACCTGTGTTATGCAAACATTGTGTGGCTGTGGTACTTACTGGGGTGGGCTGGTGGCGCTGGACTGGGGGGGCGAGAGGGCCTCTAGGACATGCGGTTCCCCTTCCTGGCAGAACTGCTTAAACATGTGCTTGTCATCACCAGCCATCTTGCAGGAGTAGCTCTCGATcctaaagagagagacaaaaccCAGAGTTAAACTGTTGGCATTGTATTAAAAGTGGAATTCCTTTAAATCTGACTGCGGAGGACATGGGTATTACCTCCAAAGTAATCATGTCCCTAATTCAATAACGCAAACCGTACAGTATCTCATCCACTGGCCCTCCCACATTGtatgtttctttgtttattgctttgaacaaGTCTCTGTCTGTTTCATTGAGTTCTATTTGAGGGATGTGGATGGAATGGCACTAGGTTGAGGGAGTGGTGCAGGGTCTGGTCTGGTCATGTTTATTTTCCCCCCAACCTTAGTTATGCAAGAGAAGAGGTTGTGCAACTCAAACTCTGGCTCAGAGACACACTGCGGCCCAGTCTAATTATAGGAAGGAGCAAAGGTCAGGTGGGTGGGTGTCACATGACTGGCCTAGTTTCCATTAACAGacaaatgtgactcaccacctggattgagtaggtcttatgtagcaaaatgtttgttttttaacaTTGGAtcaaagtagagactcagagctacaaaatggtatgtcatacactgcatttgaggaacaatgggaaagtaattctgcctTGAAAGTtcatcaacttgtaaactcacttttgagaaaatggcctttgaatgttttggtatctagtgaagcgctctttgtctacacccactcGGCATCGATCACACCCTCTAAAgcattagccccacccatctcggagcgctctcggagcgcacacttgacgctctggccgatgttttcatgttatccagaggtaaacaaatcagtCTAACCAGCTctactggcaacaatttcatgacacttttttgcagatgtttactgacaccggccatattcaatgggtgttgtacacacgccacataacgttagctaacaagtcagccagctaacgttagctagttaaacaacaatgaacaaagtgccaacaatgcctaacattaggctctaactagaaaagcaaacagctcCGGGAAACGAATAATAACCTTCGCTAaggagccagctagctaacagtacactttagcttaccCCTTGTGTTGTCTTATGGGTAAAAAAATGACCCACCACTATGTttaaacagcagagaaaaccacctaaattatatttttaacTTGAAATTTTATGACTTTTCCTAGCGTGagcccaacattagaaaaagtgaaacattgcctttgttcatatttccatgaaagctgtacaccacttgggtacaaagattgtcttagggtaattttgacccggcagttataaaatcatttacaccacaaaaaaaaacacgcacacaaattgagattgaactcagacaaaacaatCAGTTGCACACAAACACTtcatgtgcagcatctcccctccacgaAAAAAACCCACGACTCAAgttcagacaaaataaaaacaatttcagacaaaacatttattgaaagcattgtttactaatggggaatgcagCCAGAGGCTATAAATGTTCTTTGCTGAAACCATAAGTGCgcgtttcagtgcccaacaggtcgtagatcatattttttcagatgtccagggggaacaagagaacaatgatttttgaagaggtatctgaagaagatggggaagaaatccccccaagctgaaagagacatttttgtcaaagaacagcaaaatacGGTCCTTGTCACcatgacaaccagggcaggatggcagcacaaaaggacataaggatgaccccagggcccacaagCCATGCAGTTGCCCATGCCTAGGACATCGgctcaacattctacatgttcatcacaccagccatcgaAAAAAATCTTCCTGGAGATTACGAATTTGAAGGGTTtccgtaaatatggagacaactggaaaaggatggatgagattgacctgcttgcctacatagggctgctaatcttagcaGATGTGTACAGGTCACGAGGCTACATGTAGACTCTGGGATGCAGTGAGTGGAAGGGCGATTTTCCGTGCCAAGATGCCACGGAGTCTTgcacactttctcaagaatgctacgatttgatagccgtgagtcaagacctgcaagacgtgtgagagacaaactggcggtcataagagaggtctgggagaacTGGGTGGAGCATCTGCCacacctctacaaccctgggcctgaagtaacagtgaatgagcaactggttccattcagaggtacatttttattttcatatctgtattgtacagttgaagttggaagtttacatacaccttagccaaatacatttaaacagtttcacaattcctgacatttaatcctagtaaagattccctgtcttaggtcaggtaggatcaccactttattttaatgtgaaatgtcaatagtgatttttttttttcttcagcttttattttatcacattcccagtgggtcagaagtttacatactcaattagtattaggtagcattgcctttaaattgtttaacttgggtcaaacgtttcaggtagccttccacaagcttcccacaatgagttgggtgaattttggcccattcctcctgacatagctggtgtaactgagtcaggttggtaaGGCCTCTTTgtacgcacacactttttcagttctgcccacaaattttctataggattgaggtcagggctttgatggccattccaataccttgacatcgttgtccttaagccattttgccacaactttggaagtatgcttggggtcatcgtccatttagaagacccatttgcgaccaaactttaacttcctgactgatgtcttgagatgttgattcaatatatccacaaaaccTTCCTGCCTCATGccgccatccattttgtgaagtgcaccagtccctcctgcagcaaagcacccccagacctaatgcttcatggttgggatggtgttctttggtttgcaagcctccccctttttcctccaaacataacgatggtcattatggccaaacagttctatttttgtttcatcagaccagaggacatttctccaaaaagtacaatctttgtccccatgtgcagttgcaaaccgtagtctggcttttttaaggcagttttggagcagtggcttcttccttgctgagaggcctttaaggttatgtcgatataggacttgttttactgtggatatagatacttttgtacctgtttcctccagcattttcacaaggtcctttgatgttgatctgggatttatttgcacttttcgcaccaagtacgttcatctctaggagacagaacgggtcttcttcctgagcggtaggatggctgcgtggtctttatacttgcgtactattgtttgtacagatgaacgtggtaccttcaggcgtttggaaattactcccaaggatgaaccagacatgtggaggtcttggctgatttattttgattttcccatctcaagcaaagaggcaccgagtttgaaggtagaccttgaaatacatccacaggtacacctcgaaTTGActcacaatgtaactccaagattggcaaattcgccactggcgccctgtgctcttcacagatgaaagcaggttcacactgagcacatgtgacagacgtgacagagtctggagacgccgtggagaacgttctgctgcctgcaacatcctccagcatgaccggtttggcggtgggtcagtcatggtgtggggtggcatttctttggggggccgcacagccctccatgtgctcgccagaggtagcctgactgccattaggtaccgagatgagatcctcagaccccttctgagaccatatgctggtgcggttggccctgggttcctcctaatgcaagacaatgctagacctcgtgtggctggagtgtgtcagcagttcctgcaagaggaaggcattgatgctatggactggcccgcccattccccagacctgaaccaattgagcacatctgggacatcatgtctcgctccatccaccaacgccacgttgcaccacagactgtccaggagttggcagatgctttagtccagatctgggaggagatccctcaggagaccacctcatcaggagcatgcccaggcgttgtagggaggtcatacaggcacgtggaggccacacacacacaactgagcctcattttgacttgttttaaggacattacatcaaagttggatcagcctgtcgTGTGGtattccactttaattttgagtgactccaaatccagacctccatgggttgataaattggatttccattgatttatttttgtgatttgtcagcacattcaactatgtaaagagaaatttaataagattatttcattcattcagatctaggatgtgttattttagtgttcccttcattttgttgagcagtgtactttctgcacatttctgctacttacttaggctatacaagtgctatcgcTCACAAAAAAGttcatttcttgggcttctacactctctctattgaaaactgaggatctctgctgtaacgtgacacttcctacggctccaataggctctcagaaggcggcaaaccggtgaatgatgcctttggagcccctggctgaaaaacagtagcgcatttggatagtggtcgatcagagaaccatgagactgaggcgcatgcacgaggcgacaccatgtttttattttttgtctttgaactgaaacagggtttcccggttggaatattatcgcttttttacgagaaatcacataaaaattgattttaaacagcggttgacatgtttcgaagtacggtaatggaatatttagaatttttttgtcacataatgcgtcgggcgcgtcacccttcggatagtgtcttgaacgcacgaacaaaacagaggatatttgaacataacaatggattattttgaaccaaaccaacatttgttattgaagtagaagtcctgggagtgcattctgacgaagaacagcaaaggtaatcacatttttctaatagtaaatcggagtttggtgagggccaaacttggtggggttcaaaatagctagccatgatggctgggctatctactcagaatattgcaaaatgtgcttttgccgaaaagctattttaaaatcgggcatagcgattgcataaaggagttctgtatctataattcttaaaataattgttttttgtgaacgtttatcgtgagtaatttagtaaattcaccagaagtgttcgatgggaatgctagttctgaacgtcacatgctaatgtaaaaagctgttttttgatataaatatgaacttgattgaacaaaacatgcatgtattgtataacataatctcctaggggtgtcatctgatgaaaatcatcaaaggttagtgctgcatttacctgtggtttgggtttatgtgacattatatgctagcttgaaaaatgggtgtctgattatttctggctgggtactctgctgacaatctaatgttttgctttcgttgtaaagcctttttgaaatcggacagtgtggttagattaatgagagtcttgtctttaaaatggtgtaaaatagtcatatgtttgagaaattgaagtaatagcatttctaaggtatttgaataacgcgccacgggattccactggctgttgagtaggtgggacgatttcgtcccacataccctagagaggctaaaCAATGAACAacgtgccaacaatgccacagtgcttggagctaaccaaccaggtccaatgttagctagctaacattaggctctaactagaaaagcaattAACTCTGGGGAAACAAATAActtcagctagggagccagccagctaacgttagctagctaacagtacactttagcttgaaatgaaaccactgtcaaaattagaactctgtaatatctgaaaatgtagctagctgacGCTAGACTTTCTTAcgtgtatacatcatcatgcatgatggacgcttctccctaaGGAATGCCATATCACAGTTGCCCGTAATTTAACTATTTTATTTGCATTTACAGATggcatgaaagttcacatgtttgagaaggtatttctgccaaaaaacacgtTTTGCCCAAAATGTTTTAATTACATTcaaaacggctctcctgtgaagttgtgacttgcgacatacgcctagtttcctgaatcgggccACAAACAGATTTAAAAACATTGAACAAATGGGGATGGCTGGAGATCAACTGTAGAAAGGTTGGCATAAAAAGTTTTGCTAAAAGTGTGAGTGTAGTTAGGCCTAGTTGTGAATAAATGCCAAATTAGGCTAtatagcgggggggggggggggggggggtcaaagtacGGCCCGTGGGCCATTTCCGGACCACCGGGCACTTCAATCCAGCCGGCGAGAcatttataatttatttattttttacaacaacaaaaaataattctctccaatttcatggtatccaattggtggttatagtcttgtcccatcgcggcaactcccatacggactcgggagaggcgaaggtcgagacccgtgcatcctctgaaacacgacccagccgcactccttgacacaatgcccgcttaacccagaagctaGCCGTACCAACGTGTCagaacaccgtacacctggcaaccgtgtcagcgtgctagcgcctggcccgccacaggagtcgctagagcgagatgggacaaggaaatctcggcctgccaaaccctctcctcccagtcactgccagctgcgatgcggtgccttagactgctgcaccacttgattttaacaaacaactggtcccccccaaaaaatgcggatttcaaaatcccgatgtggccctcgagccaaaaagtttgcccacccctgctATATAGGatagttgtttgtgtgtgtgtaggtctattTGTAACAGACTTCCTGGTTAAATGAAACATTTTATCCACAGTCATTCTATGGAAAACTATGATAGAACGTGAACCTCAAACATGTGACTGCATGCTCTTTTGTATCATTATGGGTCCAGTTGTATATTTCTGAGTAATTGCAGACTTTGGCTTTTATTGGAGTGGAAAGAGTTAGCCTCAGAGTCAAATTGTGCCATCATGGGCCATACTAATCCAGTAAGCAGCAGGCTAAACACCATCAGTGCCCAGCTGTGAGCGTGTGTATGCTCCATACCACTCCCCATTACAGTATAAAAATAGCCACAAAGGCCTGTTAGGACACCCTGTCCTGGGTCAGACTGCCCCCATGGGTCGAAACCATGAAAGGGGTCACCTGCACCATTCCCACTGGTTCCACAACCTACAGTCCTTTGTAAAATCCCTGCTCCTACTGTTACCTCAATGCCTGCTGCAGTTTAGTAAATCTACCCCCGTTGCATAACACAACACTCATCCACCATCCTAAGGGATCAATACTTTTTGTGAGAGATTACACCTCCTTAGCAAAATTGTCCATATTACCAGTAATCACTACAGGGCTTGATGTGGATTAGGGCTCAAATCCTATGGCAATCCTATTGCATAAAACCCAATATTGCCTCATCTGGTCCTGCTCAGGCACTTTTCAGGTAGCCTACACCACATCTTTAGCAGAGACGCCTCTGTGGGAGTTCAGTTGACCATATTATTCCGACAGTTTATTGTTTACATATGCAGTGTCCTCAGGTGTGACTTTACCCTTCATAGGCTGTATGGTTTTGTTGATGCTCCCAGAGAGCCTCAAAGTGTTATGCTTGCCTTTTTAAAATAGAGCCTATTAACCCAATAAGAAATACACCCCCGAAGAGAGGCACAGAATGCATGCACCATCCACAGAGGAGGTAGGGTGAGGGGTGTGTTGTTATGGTCCATGAACAGCTGACCCTGTAGTAGCCTACAGTTCCATCTGTCACCATGCACTTGCGGTTCACACCCAGGCCTACTAAAGGACAGTACATTTAGTCACGGATAAAAATTTGAAcctacagtaccattcaaaaatttggacacctactcattcaagagtttttattttctacattgtagaatattagtttagacaaactatgaaataacacatggaattatgtagtaaccaaatgtgttaaacaaaatgtatatatatattttatatccttcaaagtagctaccctttgccttgatgacagctttgcacactcttggcattcgctcaaccagcttcaatcaatcaaatgtatttataaagcccatttAACATCAGCCGAtgacaaagtgctatacagaaacaacAGGGTTgcctaaaccccaaacagcaagcaatgcagatgtagaagcacggtagctagaggtcgaccgattatgattttgatgccgatttattggaggaccaaaaaagctgataccaatttaaaatcggccgattaaataaaaataaatatgccTTTATTTtttatgacaattacaacaatactgaatgaacacttattttaacttagtatttatgtattatattatcaatttagcctcataaataaatgaaacatgttcaatttggtttaaaaaatgcaaaaacggtgttggagaagaaagtaaaagtgcaatatgtgccatgtaaaaaagctaacgttcaagttccttgctcagaccatgagaacatatgaaagctggtggttccttttaacatgagtcttcaatattcccaggtaagaagttgtagttattataggaacatttctctatacgatttgtatttcatatacctttgactattggatgttcttataggcactttagtattgccagtgtaacagtatagcttctgtccctctcctcactcctacctgggctcgaaccaggaacacatcgacaacagccaccctcgaagcagcgttacccatgcagagcaaggggaacaactactccaagtctcagagcgagtgacgtttgaaacgctattagcgcgcacccgctaactagctagccatttcacattggttacaccagcctcatcttgggagttgataggcttgaagtcataaacagcgcaatgaagagctgctggcaaaacgcacgaaagagctgtttgaatgaatgcttacgagcctgctggtccctaccaccgctcagaatgctctatcaaatcatagacttaattataataaacacacagaaatacgagccttaggtcattaatatggtcgaatccggaaactatcatctcgaaaacaaaacgttttttttctttcagtgaaatacggaaccgttccatattatctaacgggtggcatccctaagtctaaatattcctgttacattgcacaaccttcaatgttatgtcataattacgtaaaattctggcaaattagttcgcaacgagccaggcggcccaaactgttgcatataccctgactctgcgtgcaatgaacgcaagagaactgacacaatttcacctggttaatattgcctgctaacctggatttcttttagctaaatatgcaggtttaaaaagatatacttctgtgtattgatgttaaggcattgatgtttatggttaggtacaatcgtgcaacgattgtgcttttttcgcaaatgcgcttttgttaaatcatcccccgtttggcgaagttggctgtctttgttaggaagaaatagtattcacacagttcgcaatgagccaggcggcccaaactgctgcatataccctgactctgttgcagaggtgacacattttccctagttaaaagaaattcatgttagcagacaatattaactaaatatgcaggtttaaaaaatatatacttgtgtattgattttaagaaagacattgatgtttatggttaggtacacgttggagcaacgacagtcctttttcgcgaatgcgcaccacatcgattatatgcaacgcaggacaggctagataaactagtaatatcatcaatcacgtgtagttaactagtgattctGATTgcttgttttttataagataagtttaatgctagctagcaacttatcttggcttcttactgcattcgcataacaggcaggctcctcgtggagtgcaatgtaaagcaggtggttagagcgttggactagttaactgtaaggttgcaagattgaattcccaagctgacaaggtaaaattctgtcgttctgcccctgaacaaggcagttaacccaccgttcctaggccgtcattgaaattaagaatgtgttcttaactgacctgcctagtaaaaaaatattataaaaaataaaatatataaattcggcaaatcggtggccaaaaataccgattacagattgttatgaaaacttgaaatcggccctaattaaatcggccatttcgattaatcggtcgacctctaacggTGGCTAGGacaaactccttagaaaggcaggaacctaggaagaaacctagaaaggaaccaggctctgagaggtggcca encodes the following:
- the maf1b gene encoding MAF1 homolog, negative regulator of RNA polymerase III b, whose product is MKLLENSSFEALSSQLCVETGESRILGRIESYSCKMAGDDKHMFKQFCQEGEPHVLEALSPPQSSATSPPQLGKSSEDGENPLSDKCCRKTLFYLITTLNESFRPDYDFSAARGHEFSREPSLNWVANAVNSSLYSSVGVEFNSLGPELWNFIDQEISLQECDIYSYNPDLDSDPFGEEGSLWSFNYFFYNKRLKRIVFFTCRSVSVLSGYGRGCLDNELDMELNDDDEEIEGFTEDRFPKALCV